AAaccgaagacgccttcagaagtattcGGGAGCCtgtagtactcgactacgaagagctcaggggcttgtcagccctagggccacgggactgcgcgcATGatgtacatattctaggataaggtatgggacatgacccacgccctacaccagttgtaactactcgtacaggagtagaactagtcggaacagaagataactacccgagtagtactcgggtaggattTCTGAGCTTGTATTTAGCTAGAACTTTCATGTAACTTGTCCCCCAAAACTATATAAGGGTAGGTAGGGAATCCCTCCAAACATTACATcatctaagacaatacaaaccaccatacaggatgtagggtattatgctctcgatggcccaaacctgtctaaactttcgtgttccttgtaccttcgagtttaTGATCTCGGCGGCACTCCACCTACAATTTACCACCTCGGGGGtttccctcggtgggcttggaggttaaacaccgatagaccccctgtcggaagtgTCACGCAACTTCCGGTAGGGGTCGTAACTTCCGACCCATGGTCAGATTTTACGACATACACTGAGTTAGTGAGAAAACTAAGTGGACAGGTGTGTGATTTTGTGTCTCTTTTGGATAGTTAGCATCTCAATTAAGCACTTTGACATCTTTAAGCTAGCTATTCGCATCCCTCTTCATAGTACggtgtttcctatactcaaattcaaaatagaaaataaataaagatcttCTTTTAAGCTCCGGCACCATCTATCAAGTAAATTGATGACTTTTCatgcaaatattttattttattgaattttaaCCCATCTATATCTCGATAAAcacattagctccttaattatgcatgtcatcaacaccaaaacccacttggGGGGTCAAATACACTGTCACGCACGTACCTATATCAGACCTCAGACGGCACGTGGTCGGGCGCGATGGCCAATGTTCGCAACGGCGAGCGACGAGTGGTCAGGGCCGCGACGGCGAGGGTCGCAGCGGAGGACCGCGGAGGGGGTCGCAAAGACGGGTAACCACGGCACGGAAGGATCCCGCGCCGACATGCTTAGGGTCACAACATTTGCAGGAGGATCACGATCGGGACAGATTGTGGGTGCGACGACGGCAGGAGATCAGGTCGGCGCGGGTGATCACGGCGGTTGCGGAACATTAGGTTTTTCCTATTGCGGGTAAAAGGGGATAGAAAATCAGATGAGAGAATCATGGAAAGAAGCGAGTTGAAATTCGAATTCCAAGGGCGCACGACGGAAGGCACCGCGAAGAAGTTCCATGGTTGTGACGAAGGATTGATCCGACGAGCCATAGAGCTTAGCAGCAGAACGAAAACTATCGGACGAACGTTGGAGATTAGAGGCTGAACGAAAGACGATTAGTGGGGTCGCACCGCGGCGACATATGACGGAGGTTTTCGTCCCGCTTAGGCTGTCTCCAGCGGCGTGCTGTAAAGCATTCTctactctatatatagaggaagattccgttctctattgctccagcaccgttctctattgctccagcagcgttctctgaatggtcctctaaaatagagaacgctacaggtttcctctatatatagagattctctctcctcttctctattttttctttacgtttcaaacactgaattaaataaaaataaaatatgtccatagcatttgaggtatgataaatacgtacgtacaaaaatttggaacaaaatacgtttctaatatagggtttaatgtatagagaacgagatttagagaatgttgttggagagaaatgagatatagaggagagaatcttgtagagaattctgtaaatgaaggatgtagAGGATGGAATTTGGAGAAtatcgctggagacagccttagGATTTTTTTTTATAGTAGAGATTGGGACGCCTGGATACACATTGACGAAAGGGTCCACGGTTCAGGGACTCGCAGCACACATAGTGTGACACATTCACCTGTCGACTCAACTCTCTCTCCTACCCCACCTGTCAGTTATCTGGTTCGTTCATCTCCGATTCCACCGCAACCTCAAtctgcgccgccgccatgcGCCTCGGCCGACGGGCGATCTTCCCCCTCGtccgcaccaccaccaccaccacgacgTCGGCCGCGTCTTCACGCCCGGCCGTGCTGAGTGTCGGCCACGCGctgcgcgagcggcggcgcttcacGGAGGCGGACGTGGCGGCGTACGCGGCGGTCAGCGGCGACCGCAACCTGGTGCACCTCGATGACGCCGTCGCCCGGGAGCTGGGCGGGTTCGAGCGCGGCCGCGTCGTGCACGGGATGCTCGTGGCCTCCCTCTTCCCTTCCATCATCGCCGCCCGCTTCGTACGTCTGCTCTTTCCTTGCTCTTTTCTCACCGGCATTTCGTCGAGCAGCACGTGAGCGTGGAGACTCACAGTGTACCTTGGCCTGATGCTTGGTTGGTGCAGCCTGGCGCGGTGTACGCGAGCCAGACCCTCAAGTTTGCCGCGCCGGTGTACGTCGGAGATGAGGTGGTCGCCCGAGTTCAGGCACTCCACATCAGGACCACGACCGCGGCGAACAGCTCCACGGCAAGCCGATACGTGTATGTACTTGGATGCAGCCTTGCTCGCCCCTTCGCATTAATCGTAGCTTCAGCCTACCTAACCTAGTTGTTCATTGCACTTAGCAGCGTCAAGTTCGCTACCAAATGCTTCACAGACGAAGAGGAGGGCTCTCTTGCGATCGAAGGGGAAGCCATGGCTGTTCTGCCCACACTGGAGCTCAGCTCTCAGTCAACTACTAACTAGTAATAAAAAGGTGACAAATGCTGTTGCTTAATTGTAGTACTAGTACGAGTAGAACAGTGCACAAGCTAAAGTCGCAAATCATAACATCTTGTGCTACTGCTGTCCTTCAGAAATTTTTCTTATCCCACATGAAAATCCCTCTCCTCACTAACACTGCTTATGGCGTACACTGTGTGCGAATTGAGCTTAGTATAGCGGTCACACTTTTTGCAAAGACAGTGAAGTAAACCTGTTGCTTGCTCCATGAATCCATGTGAGTATGTTTAGTGGACCAATCACCAGTGCATATCTATCTTGTACTATCACGTCTGTTAACTGCTGGCTACTCTCTACTACCATATAATCAGGGGCTTCCACAAACTTCTGGTATGTGAGTTCTTTCTTAAATAGAACAACTTACTTTGTAGACAATATATAATCAACTTGTGCCATCCATGGAAGTGATAGGATCTGAGCAAGAACAGTGCCAAATCAAGATATTTGTGTTGTTTTATTCACTTATGAATCTTGCCTATTCCTCTTATACTACTTATGACATTAGGAAACTAATTATAATCTATAACTTCAATGAAATTGGTTGCCTGATAACGATTAACAGAAGCAGCCTTATTTAACTGAAACCATTTACTCACCATTAAGGAATCCTATCAAACATAAAATTTAAATTTTCATTTGTATCAAATGTTGTTGCCAGATGGAATAATGCTGACGGTTCAGGACCCGGGTCCCCCGCGGGCTCACTTCTCGTTGATCGGCCCAAGGCCGCGCCTGAAACAAGCGTCCGTCTGCATGAGGCAGCAACTTCATTTGGGCTGTCTATGATGGGAATGAGTCTCTGTACTTGGTCTTTGTGGGCAGGGTGTTTCTCTCAGCATTTCTCAGCATCTTGGACTGCTTTAGAGCAGCTAGGACAGCAGCATCTTGACTGCTTTTAGGACAGCATCTAGTTTGGCATCTTAGACTAGCAACTAGCATATCCTTGGCTGGCTAGCagcctataaatatgtatccccaACACCCTAGAGGGTATGGCATTGTGGTAGAATTTGAGAAGTAAACCCAGAAAAAATTCCCAACTCCTAGTGTCATCTTCACTCTCAATGAGAGTGAAAATTCTGCTACTAACAAGTGGTATCAGGGCCGTACTATCCTGTAGCCTAAGCATCTCCTGCTTATCCCCTTCCATAGCCTCGCAGCAGCCCCTGCCAGCAGCAgaagcggcagcagcagcagttccgGCTGCTCCTGCTCAACCCCCTTCCTCTGTACAGACAAGCAGCAGCTTGTCTGATGGAGGATCCACAccacgcagcagcagcagcccccCCGCAGCGCGCCATGTCCGCAGGACACTCTCGGCACTCGGTCGCCTCGAATGTGCGGCGCCAGTAGGAGGCCGAACTCGCTGCAGCGGAGGAGCGCGAGCGGGCAGCAGCACAGACCGCTGCCGCAGTGGCAAGGGCGTCGAGGCTGGCAACAGCAGAGCTGGCTGCAGCCAGagcggaggtggaggcggaACCAGCGGCGGCTGCAGCACGTGCGGCGGCAGCAGAGGCTGAAGCTCTACGCAGCAATGCCAGCAGCTCTGTCTGTGCTGACGACAACGCCGACGCAGACCTCGAGCTGCTGGCCATGGATGCATCTTGAGAGCGTGCGGCGTGGTGGGCAGCCGAGCACGCCTATAGCGGCGCTCCCGGAGGAGGCCAGCATGGCGGCGGTGCCCCCGGAGGCCAGCATGGCGGCGCTGCCCCCGGAGGCGCACATGGCGGTGGAGCTCCTGCCGGAGgcgtgcacggcggcggcgctcctggCGGAGGCGCGCACGGCTGCGGCGCTCCGGGCGGAggcgcgcacggcggcggcgcgccgggCGAAGGCGCACCTGATGGCCGCGCGTTGGAGGCCCAGCGGTTGCGGGAGAGGGTTGCTCAGCTGGAGGCTGAGATGGCCCATGACCGACGACACGGCAGGCTCGACGGAGAGCGCGCCCCTCACAGGCGGCGCGACTCCCTCTCCCCAGACCGGCGCTAAGGCCGTTACGGGGTCCAGGCCGTCGTCAGGGACGGTGGGTGGCCTACCCTCACCAATACCAACTATGTCGAGTGGGCCGCGATCATGAGGATCAGGCTCCAGGTGCGGCACTTGTGGGAGGCGGTCTACTACGGCGACGTCGACTTCGACGAGGATCGACGGGCGATGGACGCCCTCATTGCTGTAGTCCCGCCCGAGATGCAGTTCTCGCTCACACAGAAGGAGACTGCCAAGGAGGCCTGGGACGCCATCGCTGCGGCACGCATCGGCAGCGACCGCGCCCGCAAGTCCACACTGCAGACACTTcgcaagaagtgggagaacctGGCATTCAAGCCGGGTGAGGACCTCGACAACTTCGCCCTCCGTCTCAACACCCTGAGGCAGAAGCTGGTGCAGTTCGGTGACGCCTCCTATGACGAGGAAAGAGCTATCGAGAAGCTCTTTCGTTGCGCCCCCCCGAAGTACAAGCAGATGGTTTGCTCGGTCGAGTCTCTAGTGGACCTCTCCACGATGTCGATCGAGGAGGCGATTGGTCGCCTCAAGGTCATCGACGCTGATGAGCCACAGCTTTCCTCAGACCCTGTCACCATTGGCAGCAAGCTCCACTTCGCTAGGAAGCAGTGGGAGGTCCGTCGAGGTGACGGGAAGAAGGGGGAGCCTTCTTCCATGACAGACGGCCGCAAGCGCGGCAAGCCGCGCAAGGCGCAGGGAGGCGCCCAGGCTGGGGCTCGAGAACGTGCCGAGGAtggcgcgcgcggaggtgcCCAAGGTGGCACCGTCGGCAAGCGCAAGCCGGCACAGGACGATGTTTGCCGCAACTGTGGTAAGTCTGGCCACTAGGCTAGGGACTGTCGATAGCCACGACGCGGCCAGGCCCACGTCGcacaggcggaggaggagccagctcTGCTCCTAGCACACACAAGCAACGAGCTACCTCCAGCGGCATCGGCTGCAGCGGCTCTCCTCCACCTTGACGAGCCGAAGGCACATGCCCTTCTCGGCGACGGCTCCGGCGACGACAAGACCGACGGGTGGTGCCTCGACaccggtgccacccaccacatgACTAGCCGACGGGAGTTCTTCACCGAGCTTGACCCCAGCGTCCGAGGTCTCGTCAGGTTTGGAGCTGCCTCCAGCGTGGAGATCAAGGGCGTCGGTTCCGTGGTCTTCACCGCCAAGTCCGGTGAGCACAGGCTGCTCACCGGAGTCTACTACATTCCCGCGTTGAGGAACTCCATCATCAGCGTGGGACAGCTAGATGAGAACGGCTCGCGCGTGATGGTTGAGGACGGAGTCATGAGGATTTGGAATCGCCAGCGTCGCCTTATTGCCAAGGTAACCAGGGGCGCAAACCGCCTCTATGTCCTCCATGTGCAGGTGGCACAACCCTTCTGTCTCACTGCTCGTCGGGACGACGAGGCGTGGCAGTGGCACGAGCGCTTCGGGCACCTCAACTTCGAGGCCCTGAAGCGGCTCAGTGCCAAGGAGATGGTGCGAGGCCTGCCGTCCCTCGACCATGTGGAGCAGTTCTGCGACGTATGCGTGTTGACAAAGCAGAGACGGCTCCCATTTCCCCACCAGGCGAGCTTCCAAGCCAAGGAGCAGCTCGAGCTCGTTCACGGGGACTTGTGTGGCCCGGTGACACCGGCCACACCGGGAGGACGACGTTACTTCCTGCTGCTCGTCGACGACCACTCCCGCTACATGTGGGTGATGGTCCTCGGCAGCAAGGGAGAGGTTGCGGACGCCATCAGGCGCACGCAAGCTGTGACGGAGTCGGAGTGTGGCCGCAAGTTGCGCGTGTTGCGCACCGACAACGGCGGCGAATTCACGGCGGCTGAATTCGCGTCGTATTGCGCTGAAGAAGGCATTCAGCGCCACTACTCCGCGCCGTACAGTCCGCAGCAGAACGGCGTCGTCGAGCGGCGCAACCAGACGGTTGTAGGGATGGCCCGGGCCCTCCTCAAGCAGAGGGGGATGCCGGCTGTCTTCTGGGGAGAGGCCGTGGTGATGGCCGTCTACATCCTCAACCGCTCGCCTACCAAGGCACTCGACGGCAGGACGCCATACGAGGCTTGGCATGGGCGCAAGccggcggtctcccacctgcggGTCTTTGGCTGCCTCGCGTTCGCCAAGGAGCTTGGCCACGTCAGCAAGCTCGACGACAGGAGCACTCCGAGAGTGTTCATCGGCTACGCGGAGGGCTCGAAGGCCTACCGCATCCTCGACCCGAAGACACAGCGTGTGCGCACCGCGCGCGATGTTGTATTCAACGAAGGCCGAGGATGGGCGTGGGACAAGGCAGTGGACGACGGCTCGACTCCGGCGTACGACGACTTCACTGTCGAGTACTTCCACTTCGAGGGAGCTGGGGGAGTAGGCAGCCCTTCTTCGACGAGCGTGCCTACCCCAGTCCCCGAGCCTTCACCGTCCCCGACGCCTTCTACCCCAGCAGCACCATGCTCTTTAGCCAGGACTCGGGCTGCGACGAGATCGTCTTCGCCGACTCCACCACAGCCGGCGACACCATGCTCTCCAGCCACGACTCCGGCTAAGACGAGTTCCTCGTCGGCTCCATCTCAGTCGGCAACGCCATGCACTCCAGCACCGACAGCCACTTCTCCGGTCATGtctactgtaacaccctaatgtaattttcctaaattttgaggaatttatttgggcttaaataaaattttcagagttttccctaatttatctcgcgtttaaagtaattttatgatgcaagtaattagaaatttattatagggtcaacttgtttgtgcattcatgctggtgcattattttatttgtgttgggtttgaattcaaatctatttgaattcaaatagtttgtttgaatagattgagtgatgggaaagaaaaggaaaagaatagggaaagaaaccagcccaaaccctctcagcccagcccactccccctctccctctctccctcacgggctctctcttcccctggcccacttcctccctcgggtctcttctctctcctctccttccccgcgtgggccacgacccCGGCCCAGTTCCCAGCCCcacgcctctccctctctctctctctcttttcctccaCGGCCAGCCCGAGCCGGCCCTTCTCTTCCCACGCGAGCAGCCACTCACGgcctctgccaggccggtcccaccggtcaggcgTTTCTTCCCCCTTTCCtcgcgcctcctctgttttctcctcTCGCCGGTCCGGCCGTTCTGCCGCTGACCGAgggccgccccgccgcacctTGGGCTTCCCTCTCTCGCGCTCGCGCGGCCCCACTGGTCAACACCCGAGCCTTCTTTCCCCTTCTAGAAGCCCCGCCGCACCTGGGTAAGGCCGAGTCGCAACGAACCGCGGAAGGCACGGGATCCGTTGCcagcgacccgcacgccgaggcccttCATCCCTTTTTCTTGCCCACGTCCGCTCTCTCGTGTCTCGCCCAGCCGCCACTGCTCATCCCAGTCTTCCCCGTGCCCTGGAGCTCGCCGGATTTGAGCTCGAaccattgccgccggtgagtcgcctccgagcaattgccggccaccggTGTTCCCCGAGCCGTGCTGACCTCCCCATCTCCTTCGCAGGAACCTCCCGGAGCGATTCCCAccatccagagggcccggccaccccggcatcgtccccctccgcgggagcccgaccccttcgccgccggtcgtcgtcgccgtCCTTCCTCCGTTGCACCGCCGGCCCCCACATTCCTCCGGTGAGCTTCGCTCCATcaccctggtccttttgcaccagatgcAGTAGCCCTTAGCCgcccgtagcgcccagaacgcgagcgccgtcgttgcgccgtcgccccgagccgctcTCACCGCCGTTCTGCCCTAGTCATGCCCAAATCCTCCACCACGACTGCCCAgatggatt
The sequence above is drawn from the Panicum hallii strain FIL2 chromosome 7, PHallii_v3.1, whole genome shotgun sequence genome and encodes:
- the LOC112899830 gene encoding uncharacterized protein LOC112899830 isoform X1, which gives rise to MRLGRRAIFPLVRTTTTTTTSAASSRPAVLSVGHALRERRRFTEADVAAYAAVSGDRNLVHLDDAVARELGGFERGRVVHGMLVASLFPSIIAARFPGAVYASQTLKFAAPVYVGDEVVARVQALHIRTTTAANSSTASRYVSVKFATKCFTDEEEGSLAIEGEAMAVLPTLELSSQSTTN
- the LOC112899830 gene encoding uncharacterized protein LOC112899830 isoform X2 gives rise to the protein MRLGRRAIFPLVRTTTTTTTSAASSRPAVLSVGHALRERRRFTEADVAAYAAVSGDRNLVHLDDAVARELGGFERGRVVHGMLVASLFPSIIAARFPGAVYASQTLKFAAPVYVGDEVVARVQALHIRTTTAANSSTASRYVVKFATKCFTDEEEGSLAIEGEAMAVLPTLELSSQSTTN